In a single window of the Streptomyces sp. NBC_00285 genome:
- a CDS encoding NtaA/DmoA family FMN-dependent monooxygenase (This protein belongs to a clade of FMN-dependent monooxygenases, within a broader family of flavin-dependent oxidoreductases, the luciferase-like monooxygenase (LMM) family, some of whose members use coenzyme F420 rather than FMN.) translates to MSKPLKQIHLAAHFPGVNNTTVWSAPEAGSHIEFSSFAHFARTAERAKFDFLFLAEGLRLREQGGKIYDLDVVGRPDTFTILAALAAVTEHLGLTGTINSTFNEPYEVARQFASLDHLSGGRSAWNVVTSWDAFTGENFRRGGFLPQDERYSRAKEFLATTQELFDSWQGDEILADQASGVFLRDAKAGSFVHHGQHFDIQGQFNVPRSPQGRPVVFQAGDSEEGREFAASGADAIFSRYATLNEGQAFYTDVKNRLAKYGRRHDQLLILPAASFALADTDAEAEELARIVRRQQVSGATALKHLEFVWNRDLSSYDPEGPLPDIDPDVSDNHISKGRAQVRMYRDPLATAREWRELAAANKWSIRDLVINTGNRQNFIGSAGTIARTINEYVQADASDGFILVPHITPTGLDDFADKVVPLLQEQGVFRTEYEGPTLRHQLGLAHPDDVRGEQRAAS, encoded by the coding sequence ATGTCCAAGCCCTTGAAGCAGATCCACCTGGCCGCCCACTTCCCCGGCGTCAACAACACCACCGTGTGGAGCGCCCCCGAGGCCGGCAGCCACATCGAGTTCAGCTCCTTCGCGCACTTCGCGCGGACCGCCGAACGCGCCAAGTTCGACTTCCTGTTCCTCGCCGAGGGCCTGCGCCTGCGTGAACAGGGCGGCAAAATCTACGACTTGGACGTCGTGGGCCGCCCGGACACCTTCACGATCCTCGCCGCACTCGCCGCCGTCACCGAGCACCTCGGGCTGACCGGCACCATCAACTCCACCTTCAACGAGCCCTACGAGGTGGCCCGCCAGTTCGCCAGCCTCGACCACCTCTCCGGCGGCCGCTCCGCCTGGAACGTCGTCACCTCCTGGGACGCCTTCACCGGCGAGAACTTCCGCCGCGGCGGCTTCCTGCCCCAGGACGAGCGCTACTCCCGCGCCAAGGAGTTCCTCGCCACCACCCAGGAGCTCTTCGACTCCTGGCAGGGCGACGAGATCCTCGCCGACCAGGCGTCCGGGGTGTTCCTGCGGGACGCGAAGGCGGGCTCCTTCGTCCACCACGGTCAACACTTCGACATTCAGGGCCAGTTCAACGTGCCGCGCTCCCCGCAGGGCCGCCCGGTCGTCTTCCAGGCCGGCGACTCCGAGGAGGGCCGCGAGTTCGCCGCCTCCGGAGCCGACGCGATCTTCAGCCGGTACGCCACCCTCAACGAGGGTCAGGCCTTCTACACCGACGTCAAGAACCGCCTCGCCAAGTACGGCCGCCGCCATGACCAGTTGCTGATCCTGCCGGCCGCGTCCTTCGCGCTCGCGGACACCGACGCGGAGGCCGAGGAGCTGGCACGGATCGTCCGACGCCAGCAGGTCAGCGGAGCCACCGCGCTCAAACACCTGGAGTTCGTCTGGAACCGGGACCTGTCCTCCTACGACCCCGAGGGGCCGCTGCCCGACATCGACCCGGATGTCAGCGACAACCACATCTCCAAGGGCCGCGCCCAGGTCCGCATGTACCGCGACCCGCTGGCCACCGCCCGCGAATGGCGTGAGCTGGCCGCCGCCAACAAGTGGTCCATCCGCGACCTCGTCATCAACACCGGCAACCGGCAGAACTTCATCGGCTCGGCCGGGACCATCGCCCGCACCATCAACGAGTACGTGCAGGCCGACGCGAGCGACGGTTTCATCCTCGTCCCGCACATCACCCCGACCGGCCTCGACGACTTCGCCGACAAGGTCGTCCCGCTCCTGCAGGAACAGGGCGTCTTCCGCACCGAGTACGAGGGCCCCACCCTGCGCCACCAGCTCGGCCTGGCCCACCCGGACGATGTCCGCGGCGAGCAGCGGGCGGCATCGTGA
- a CDS encoding LLM class flavin-dependent oxidoreductase, producing the protein MKFLAITLIVHRPDPVTGVQKSTHDRFREVLENAVLAEELGFDGFGVGERHERPFISSSPTVVLSHIAALTKRIRLFTAVTTLSLLDPVRAYEDYATLDHLSEGRLDLIIGKGNGAAQRDLFQVTPDDQWDRNAESYEVFRQIWRQDKVTARTRFRPPLKDAEVWPRPYQHPVRVWHGSATSKESVELAARYGDPLFSANVTNPIEPYAELIRHYRERWEHYGHDPADIAVGAGTAGLLVTRTSQEARRIYRPLFEANLAFYEKAGLPVVFETLEDFVERSSALIGSPQQITDKVHRYQEQFGHTVLHLHADAGGLTDTQHRDSLELFQSEVAPELRRTIPDPPFSWGPVLGEPAHA; encoded by the coding sequence GTGAAGTTCCTCGCGATCACACTGATCGTGCACCGCCCCGATCCGGTCACGGGCGTCCAGAAGTCGACGCACGACCGTTTTCGCGAGGTGCTCGAGAACGCGGTGCTCGCCGAGGAGTTGGGCTTCGACGGCTTCGGTGTGGGGGAGCGGCATGAACGGCCGTTCATCTCCTCCTCGCCGACCGTCGTCCTCAGTCACATCGCCGCCCTCACCAAGCGCATCCGCCTCTTCACCGCGGTGACCACCCTGAGCCTGCTCGACCCGGTGCGCGCCTACGAGGACTACGCCACCCTCGACCACCTCTCCGAGGGCCGCCTGGACCTCATCATCGGCAAGGGCAACGGCGCCGCCCAGCGTGACCTGTTCCAGGTCACGCCCGACGACCAGTGGGACCGTAATGCCGAGAGCTACGAGGTGTTCCGGCAGATCTGGCGCCAGGACAAGGTCACCGCCCGGACCCGTTTCCGGCCCCCGCTGAAGGACGCCGAGGTGTGGCCGCGGCCCTACCAGCACCCGGTCCGCGTCTGGCACGGCAGCGCCACCAGCAAGGAGTCTGTGGAGCTGGCCGCCCGTTACGGCGACCCGCTGTTCTCGGCCAACGTCACCAACCCCATAGAGCCGTACGCCGAATTGATCCGCCACTACCGGGAGCGCTGGGAGCACTACGGCCACGACCCGGCCGACATCGCGGTCGGCGCCGGCACGGCCGGGCTCCTGGTCACCCGCACCTCCCAGGAGGCACGCCGGATCTACCGGCCCCTCTTCGAGGCCAACCTCGCCTTCTACGAGAAGGCCGGCCTCCCCGTCGTCTTCGAGACACTGGAGGACTTCGTCGAGCGCAGCTCCGCACTGATCGGCAGCCCGCAGCAGATCACCGACAAAGTCCACCGCTATCAGGAGCAGTTCGGGCACACCGTCCTCCATCTGCACGCGGACGCAGGCGGACTGACGGACACTCAGCACCGGGACTCGCTGGAACTGTTCCAGTCCGAGGTCGCCCCCGAGCTGCGCCGAACCATCCCGGACCCGCCTTTCTCCTGGGGACCCGTACTGGGGGAGCCCGCCCATGCCTGA
- a CDS encoding LLM class flavin-dependent oxidoreductase, which yields MPDIPLGILDLVPIPSGSTAADALRNSIDLAQQAERLGYARYWFAEHHLNPGVAGTSPAVVLALTASATSTIRLGSGAVQLGHRTALSTVEEFGLIDALHPGRLDLGLGRSGGRPPGAPKTPLPTAVVDGRAPNGLRVPPRFSFEYLLGSPRIALQRKLLLLPGAESQDYAEQIDDVLALLAGTYRSPEGIEAHVVPGEGAEVEVWILGSSGGESAEVAGARGLRFAANYHVSPGTVLEAAEGYRAAFKPSGILEKPYVSVSADVVVAEDDGTARELATGYGAWVRSIRTAEGAIAFPTPQEARAHTWTDEDRALVQDRVDTQFVGSPTRVADQLEQLQEATGADELLITTITHGHPDRVRSYELLAQEWRRRGHSSQSS from the coding sequence ATGCCTGACATCCCTCTCGGCATCCTCGACCTGGTGCCGATCCCGTCCGGATCCACCGCGGCCGACGCCCTGCGCAACTCCATCGACCTCGCCCAGCAGGCCGAACGCCTCGGCTACGCCCGCTACTGGTTCGCCGAGCACCATCTCAACCCGGGCGTCGCGGGCACGTCCCCGGCGGTGGTCCTGGCGCTCACCGCGTCCGCCACCTCCACGATCCGCCTCGGTTCCGGCGCCGTACAGCTCGGACACCGCACCGCGCTCAGCACGGTCGAGGAGTTCGGACTCATCGACGCGTTGCACCCCGGCCGCCTCGACCTGGGCCTCGGCCGCTCCGGCGGCCGTCCGCCTGGAGCGCCAAAGACGCCGCTGCCGACCGCCGTGGTGGACGGCCGCGCCCCCAACGGCCTGCGCGTCCCACCCCGCTTCTCCTTCGAGTACCTGCTCGGCTCGCCCCGCATAGCCCTCCAGCGCAAGCTGCTTCTGCTGCCGGGCGCCGAGTCACAGGACTACGCCGAGCAGATCGACGACGTCCTCGCCCTCCTCGCGGGCACCTACCGCTCCCCGGAGGGCATCGAGGCGCATGTGGTGCCGGGTGAGGGCGCCGAGGTCGAGGTGTGGATCCTCGGCAGCAGCGGCGGCGAGAGCGCCGAGGTCGCGGGCGCCCGCGGACTGCGCTTCGCGGCGAACTACCACGTCAGCCCCGGCACCGTCCTGGAGGCCGCCGAGGGCTACCGTGCCGCCTTCAAGCCCTCCGGCATCCTCGAGAAGCCGTACGTCAGCGTCTCCGCCGACGTCGTCGTGGCCGAGGACGACGGCACCGCCCGCGAACTCGCCACCGGCTACGGCGCCTGGGTGCGCAGCATCCGCACCGCCGAGGGCGCCATCGCCTTCCCCACCCCGCAGGAGGCCCGCGCCCACACCTGGACCGACGAGGACCGGGCTCTGGTCCAGGACCGCGTCGACACCCAGTTCGTCGGTTCCCCCACCCGGGTCGCCGACCAGCTGGAGCAGCTCCAAGAGGCCACGGGCGCCGACGAGTTGCTCATCACCACCATCACACACGGCCACCCGGACCGGGTGCGCTCCTACGAACTCCTCGCGCAGGAGTGGCGAAGGCGCGGTCACTCCTCCCAGTCGAGCTGA
- the absR1 gene encoding beta-glucuronidase AbsR1: MTARYCSLAQQSAPVFAPGLAAERLSALVGGSRMWVNSTILHYCFFDGDTDGSVIPVPGTGQSRQVSWVGAKEQRDVVRECFKEWQDLGIGVRFTEVGDRSEAELRIGFQLGDGSWSTVGRDALQVGLNERTMNFGWDLTAPGERGTALHEIGHALGMLHEHQSPFAGIHWDDEAVYADLAGPPNFWSRDRTFFNILRKLDPDEVNGSVWDPQSVMEYPFEAGLILEPEQFRAGLNPTGALSAADKEYVLRRYPPTEQTRPPALVPFRSAPLGLGPGEQADFAVDPPETREYTVGTFGDGDTVVVVFEERDGEARYLTGRDDGGTPHNATIRARLVKGRRYFVRVRLYSAWGSGETAVMCW, encoded by the coding sequence ATGACCGCACGCTACTGCTCCCTCGCGCAGCAGTCGGCTCCGGTGTTCGCGCCGGGTCTGGCCGCCGAGCGGTTGAGTGCGCTCGTCGGCGGAAGCCGGATGTGGGTCAACAGCACGATCCTGCACTACTGCTTCTTCGACGGCGACACCGACGGGTCGGTCATTCCTGTTCCGGGGACCGGGCAGTCCCGGCAGGTGTCGTGGGTCGGCGCCAAGGAGCAGCGGGACGTGGTGCGCGAGTGCTTCAAGGAGTGGCAGGACCTCGGTATCGGGGTGAGGTTCACCGAGGTCGGTGACCGCTCGGAGGCAGAACTGCGCATCGGTTTCCAACTGGGCGACGGCTCCTGGTCGACCGTGGGCAGGGACGCTCTCCAGGTGGGTCTGAACGAGCGCACGATGAACTTCGGATGGGACCTGACCGCGCCGGGGGAGCGCGGGACGGCCCTGCACGAGATCGGGCACGCGCTCGGCATGCTGCACGAGCACCAGAGTCCGTTCGCCGGCATCCACTGGGACGACGAGGCCGTCTACGCCGATCTGGCGGGCCCCCCGAACTTCTGGAGCCGGGACCGGACGTTCTTCAACATCCTGCGCAAGCTCGACCCGGACGAGGTCAACGGCTCGGTCTGGGACCCGCAGTCCGTCATGGAGTACCCCTTCGAGGCGGGGCTGATCCTGGAACCGGAGCAGTTCCGTGCGGGCCTCAACCCGACCGGAGCCCTGTCCGCCGCCGACAAGGAGTACGTCCTGCGCCGGTATCCGCCGACCGAGCAGACCCGGCCACCGGCACTGGTGCCCTTCCGGTCCGCGCCGCTCGGGCTCGGACCGGGCGAGCAGGCCGACTTCGCCGTCGACCCGCCGGAGACCCGCGAGTACACCGTGGGCACCTTCGGCGACGGCGACACCGTCGTCGTGGTCTTCGAGGAGCGGGACGGAGAAGCCCGCTACCTCACCGGCCGCGACGACGGGGGAACTCCGCACAACGCAACGATCAGGGCCCGTCTGGTCAAGGGCCGCCGCTACTTCGTCCGTGTGCGCCTGTACTCCGCGTGGGGTTCGGGGGAAACCGCGGTCATGTGCTGGTGA